One window of Xanthomonas sp. 10-10 genomic DNA carries:
- the rplQ gene encoding 50S ribosomal protein L17 produces the protein MRHQKSGRKFNRTSAHREAMFRNMAASLFKHELIKTTLPKAKELRRVAEPLITIGKVDGVANRRLAFARLRDKEAVGKLFVELGPRYATRPGGYLRILKAGFRAGDNAPMAYVELVDRPVVAEEVAE, from the coding sequence ATGCGTCACCAGAAATCCGGTCGTAAGTTCAACCGCACCAGCGCGCACCGCGAAGCCATGTTCCGCAATATGGCCGCTTCGCTGTTCAAGCACGAGCTGATCAAGACCACGTTGCCGAAGGCCAAGGAACTGCGTCGCGTCGCCGAGCCGCTGATCACCATCGGCAAGGTCGATGGCGTTGCCAATCGTCGTCTGGCCTTCGCTCGCCTGCGCGACAAGGAAGCCGTGGGCAAGCTGTTCGTCGAGCTGGGCCCGCGTTACGCGACCCGTCCCGGCGGCTACCTGCGCATCCTGAAGGCCGGCTTCCGTGCCGGTGACAATGCGCCGATGGCGTATGTCGAGCTGGTCGACCGCCCGGTCGTGGCGGAAGAAGTGGCCGAGTAA
- a CDS encoding disulfide bond formation protein B, giving the protein MNPFRWGFRAQFLLGFVACAGLLAYAIYVQLHLGLEPCPLCIFQRIAFAALAVVFLLGALHGPRAAGGRKVYGVLGFIAAGVGMGIAARHVWVQIRPKDMMSSCGPPLSFLSETMGPFEVFRTVLTGTGDCGNIDWRFLGLSMPMWSMVWFVALALWALYAGFKARRSSVHHH; this is encoded by the coding sequence ATGAATCCATTCCGTTGGGGTTTCCGGGCACAGTTTCTGTTGGGGTTTGTTGCTTGCGCAGGACTGCTGGCCTACGCGATCTATGTGCAACTGCACCTGGGACTCGAGCCATGCCCGTTGTGTATCTTTCAGCGGATCGCATTCGCGGCGCTGGCGGTAGTGTTCCTGCTGGGTGCGCTGCATGGGCCGCGTGCTGCCGGTGGGCGCAAGGTCTATGGCGTGTTGGGTTTCATCGCAGCGGGCGTGGGCATGGGGATCGCGGCGCGGCATGTCTGGGTGCAGATCCGGCCCAAGGACATGATGTCGTCGTGCGGGCCGCCACTGAGCTTTCTGAGCGAGACGATGGGGCCGTTCGAAGTGTTTCGCACGGTGCTGACCGGTACCGGGGATTGCGGCAACATCGATTGGCGCTTCCTGGGCCTGAGCATGCCGATGTGGAGCATGGTGTGGTTCGTGGCGCTTGCATTGTGGGCGTTATATGCCGGCTTCAAGGCGCGGCGTAGTTCGGTGCATCACCACTGA
- a CDS encoding 3-deoxy-7-phosphoheptulonate synthase class II: MNPSAPSPVSDSAASSWAPGSWRGKPALQLPVYPDQDALQAAMSELGQLPPLVTSWEIFALKRQLAEAQEGKRFLLQGGDCAENFSDCESGTISNRLKVLLQMSLVLVHGLRLPVVRVGRFAGQYAKPRSADTETRDGVTLPSYRGDVINAPAFTEAARVPDPRRMITAHSRSAMTMNFVRALIDGGFADLHHPEYWNLDWVGYSPLAADYQKMVASIGDAVRFMETLSGSEVYNLNRIDFYTSHEALLLPYEEGLTRQVPRQWGWFNLSTHYPWIGMRTAALDGAHVEYLRGVRNPIAIKVGPSVQPDQLLRLIDVLNPEDEPGRLSFIHRMGATQIAEKLPPLLDAVKRDGRRVLWVCDAMHGNTESTGNGYKTRRFDNIRSEVELSFDLHAAAGTRLGGVHLELTGEDVTECTGGARELTERDLERAYRSSVDPRLNYEQSLEIAMAIVRKQQQVSSQPLGA; encoded by the coding sequence ATGAATCCTTCCGCCCCTTCTCCCGTTTCCGATTCCGCCGCCTCGTCGTGGGCGCCGGGTAGCTGGCGTGGCAAACCCGCCCTGCAGCTGCCGGTGTATCCGGACCAGGATGCGCTGCAGGCCGCCATGAGCGAGTTGGGGCAGTTGCCGCCTCTGGTGACCTCGTGGGAGATCTTCGCGCTCAAGCGCCAGCTGGCAGAGGCGCAGGAAGGCAAGCGCTTCCTGCTGCAGGGCGGCGATTGTGCGGAGAATTTCAGCGATTGCGAATCGGGTACGATCTCCAATCGGCTGAAAGTGCTGCTGCAAATGAGCCTGGTGCTGGTGCATGGCCTGCGCCTGCCGGTGGTGCGGGTAGGGCGCTTTGCCGGGCAGTACGCCAAGCCGCGATCGGCCGATACCGAAACGCGCGATGGCGTGACCTTGCCCAGTTACCGCGGCGATGTGATCAATGCGCCGGCCTTCACCGAGGCCGCGCGCGTGCCCGACCCGCGCCGCATGATCACCGCGCACTCGCGGTCGGCGATGACGATGAACTTCGTGCGTGCGTTGATCGATGGCGGTTTCGCCGACCTGCACCACCCCGAATACTGGAATCTGGACTGGGTGGGTTATTCGCCGCTGGCGGCGGACTACCAGAAGATGGTGGCGTCGATCGGCGACGCGGTGCGCTTCATGGAAACCCTGTCCGGGTCGGAGGTGTACAACCTCAATCGCATCGACTTCTACACCTCGCACGAAGCGCTGTTGCTGCCCTACGAAGAGGGCCTGACCCGTCAGGTGCCGCGTCAGTGGGGCTGGTTCAACCTCAGCACGCATTACCCGTGGATCGGCATGCGCACCGCAGCGCTGGATGGCGCGCATGTGGAATATCTGCGTGGGGTGCGCAATCCGATTGCGATCAAGGTGGGGCCATCGGTGCAGCCGGATCAGCTGCTGCGCCTGATCGATGTGCTCAACCCCGAGGACGAACCCGGGCGCTTGAGCTTCATCCATCGCATGGGTGCGACCCAGATTGCCGAAAAATTGCCGCCGCTGCTGGATGCGGTCAAGCGCGATGGCCGACGCGTGTTGTGGGTCTGCGATGCGATGCACGGCAATACCGAAAGCACCGGAAACGGCTATAAAACCCGGCGTTTCGACAATATCCGCAGCGAAGTGGAGTTGTCGTTCGACCTGCATGCGGCGGCCGGCACACGGCTGGGCGGCGTGCATCTGGAACTGACCGGCGAAGACGTCACCGAATGCACCGGCGGTGCGCGCGAGCTCACCGAGCGCGATCTGGAGCGTGCCTATCGCTCCAGCGTGGACCCGCGCTTGAACTATGAGCAGTCGCTGGAAATTGCGATGGCGATCGTGCGCAAGCAACAACAGGTGAGCTCGCAGCCGCTGGGCGCGTGA
- a CDS encoding mechanosensitive ion channel family protein, with product MTADWNVIREYAIPLGAALLAGIVTWSLMLWLFRRMQGRDYRRARILRVVTLPAAFILPLLFLGVATEATPLSGKALAAVQHLLHVGIVGCVTWLLVRAVAAGEAAILRSNPIEVSDNLTARRIQTQTRVLSRVVMGAVILLGISVVLLGFEQVRQIGKTLLASAGIIGLVAGIAAKPVFGNLIAGLQIALTQPIRLDDVVIVEGEWGRIEEIGSSYVVVRIWDERRMVVPLTWFIENPFQNWTRASADLLGTAFLWLDYRTPIAAVRAELERICQSEPLWDGRVCVTQITDTSDNTIQVRLLVSARNSGDAFDLRCLVRERMIDFLTREHAYALPRIRAEIAAQEQPVSRAAAPISPEGVRSPGAEDGEPAASI from the coding sequence TTGACTGCCGATTGGAACGTCATCCGCGAATACGCAATCCCGCTAGGCGCCGCGCTGCTGGCGGGCATCGTCACCTGGTCGCTGATGCTGTGGCTGTTCCGCCGCATGCAGGGCCGCGACTACCGCCGCGCACGCATCCTTCGCGTGGTCACGCTGCCGGCGGCCTTCATCCTGCCGCTGCTGTTTCTGGGGGTCGCCACCGAAGCGACGCCGCTGTCCGGCAAGGCGCTGGCAGCGGTGCAGCACCTGTTGCATGTCGGCATCGTCGGCTGCGTCACCTGGCTGCTGGTACGCGCAGTGGCAGCCGGCGAGGCGGCAATCCTGCGCAGCAATCCGATCGAGGTATCGGACAATCTCACCGCGCGGCGTATCCAGACCCAGACACGGGTGCTGAGCCGGGTGGTGATGGGCGCGGTGATCCTGCTCGGCATCTCGGTGGTGTTGCTTGGCTTCGAGCAGGTGCGCCAGATCGGCAAGACATTGCTGGCATCGGCCGGCATCATCGGGCTGGTGGCCGGTATCGCGGCCAAGCCGGTCTTCGGCAACCTGATCGCCGGGCTGCAGATCGCCTTGACCCAGCCGATCCGTCTGGACGATGTGGTGATCGTGGAAGGCGAGTGGGGCCGCATCGAAGAGATCGGCAGCTCGTATGTGGTGGTGCGCATCTGGGACGAGCGACGCATGGTGGTGCCGCTGACCTGGTTTATCGAGAACCCGTTCCAGAACTGGACGCGGGCCAGTGCGGATCTGCTCGGTACCGCGTTCTTGTGGCTGGATTACCGCACGCCGATCGCGGCAGTGCGCGCGGAACTTGAGCGCATCTGCCAGAGCGAGCCGCTCTGGGATGGGCGTGTGTGCGTTACCCAGATCACCGACACCAGCGACAACACCATCCAGGTCCGCTTGTTGGTGAGCGCGCGCAATTCTGGCGATGCGTTCGATCTGCGCTGCCTGGTGCGCGAGCGCATGATCGACTTTCTGACCCGCGAGCACGCGTACGCGCTGCCCAGGATCCGCGCCGAAATTGCAGCGCAGGAACAGCCGGTGTCGCGTGCTGCAGCACCGATCTCGCCGGAAGGCGTCCGCTCGCCGGGTGCGGAAGACGGCGAGCCGGCGGCATCGATCTAG
- a CDS encoding amidase: MCFALLLALCGCAHADHPQRPATGTAPATKPLDLIDADIAGLQARMARGDTTSLDLTRAYLQRIATIDRAGPTLNAVIERNAQAEADARTLDAERAAGRIRGPLHGIPVLLKDNIDAVPMVNSAGSLALAGFRPARDAFLVQRLRAAGAVILGKTNLSEWANFRSTQSSSGWSGRGGLTRNPYALDRNPCGSSAGTGAAIAASLATVGIGTETDGSITCPAAVNGLVGLKPTVGLVSRDGIIPISASQDTAGPMTRSVADAAALLQAIAAPDPQDPAARSAPSSTPNYLAQLNPDGLRGARLGLLRNPLREDPAIAAALDRAVQILRAAGATVVETALVTDGKWDAAEQMVLLVEFKAGLNAYLRSHAAPVKDLDALIAFNRANAQREMPYFGQELFEQAQAAPGLGDPGYLSSRASARRLAGEQGIDAALKADRLDALIVPTTGPAWVTTLGKGDSFPGAGYGAAAVAGYPSLSVPMGQTRGLPLGLLFMGTAWSEPRLIALAYAYEQRSHARFAPGYAPSVPPATPATASQTDTPD; this comes from the coding sequence TTGTGCTTTGCGCTGCTGCTGGCGCTATGCGGCTGCGCGCATGCGGACCACCCGCAGCGCCCGGCAACCGGCACCGCGCCGGCAACCAAACCGCTCGACCTGATCGATGCCGATATCGCCGGCCTGCAAGCCCGCATGGCCCGCGGCGACACCACCAGCCTGGACCTGACGCGCGCCTATCTGCAGCGGATCGCCACCATCGACCGCGCCGGCCCCACGCTCAATGCCGTGATCGAGCGCAATGCGCAAGCCGAAGCCGATGCGCGCACCCTGGACGCGGAACGCGCCGCCGGCCGCATCCGCGGACCGCTGCACGGCATCCCGGTGCTGCTCAAGGACAACATCGACGCCGTGCCCATGGTCAACAGTGCCGGCTCATTGGCGCTGGCCGGGTTTCGCCCCGCCCGCGACGCCTTCCTGGTGCAGCGGCTGCGCGCGGCCGGCGCAGTGATCCTGGGCAAGACCAACCTGAGCGAATGGGCCAACTTCCGCTCCACCCAGTCCAGCTCCGGCTGGAGCGGCCGCGGCGGGTTGACCCGCAACCCGTACGCGCTGGATCGCAACCCCTGCGGCTCCAGCGCCGGCACCGGCGCGGCGATTGCCGCCAGCCTGGCCACGGTGGGCATCGGCACCGAAACCGATGGCAGCATCACCTGCCCGGCTGCGGTCAATGGCCTGGTCGGGCTCAAGCCCACCGTCGGGCTGGTCAGCCGCGACGGCATCATTCCGATCTCGGCCAGCCAGGACACCGCCGGCCCGATGACGCGCAGCGTCGCCGACGCGGCCGCGCTGCTGCAGGCCATCGCCGCGCCCGATCCACAGGACCCGGCGGCACGCAGTGCGCCGTCGTCCACACCGAACTATCTCGCCCAGCTCAACCCCGATGGCCTGCGCGGCGCGCGTCTGGGCCTGCTGCGCAATCCACTACGCGAAGATCCGGCGATTGCCGCAGCATTGGATCGCGCCGTGCAGATCTTGCGCGCGGCCGGTGCCACGGTGGTTGAGACTGCCCTGGTCACGGATGGCAAGTGGGATGCTGCTGAGCAGATGGTCTTACTGGTCGAATTCAAGGCCGGCTTGAATGCCTATCTGCGCAGCCACGCCGCACCGGTCAAAGACCTCGATGCGCTGATTGCCTTCAATCGCGCCAATGCGCAGCGCGAAATGCCCTACTTCGGCCAGGAATTGTTCGAGCAGGCGCAGGCTGCGCCGGGCCTGGGGGATCCTGGCTATCTGAGCTCACGCGCCAGCGCCCGGCGGCTCGCCGGCGAACAAGGCATCGACGCAGCTCTGAAGGCCGATCGCCTGGATGCGCTGATCGTGCCGACCACCGGCCCCGCCTGGGTCACCACGCTCGGCAAGGGCGACAGCTTTCCCGGCGCCGGATACGGCGCCGCCGCAGTGGCCGGGTATCCCAGCCTGAGCGTGCCGATGGGGCAGACCCGGGGCCTGCCGCTCGGACTGCTGTTCATGGGCACCGCGTGGAGCGAGCCGCGCCTGATCGCCCTAGCCTATGCCTATGAGCAGCGCAGTCACGCGCGATTTGCGCCCGGCTACGCGCCGAGCGTACCGCCGGCGACACCAGCCACCGCATCGCAAACGGACACGCCGGACTGA
- a CDS encoding DUF2127 domain-containing protein codes for MSKTPYSPDPRAHPGLHAIALLEAVKGGLALLAATGLEILGPLPLQNAVSTLIRRFNLDPDHGALPSLLKTISPDAVHLAAAAMLAYGLLHVVEAWGLWRAKAWASLLGCLSAAIYLPFDIYAIVRHPGWTAWAVLAINLIVVGVLARDLVKRRRR; via the coding sequence GTGAGCAAGACGCCCTATAGCCCGGATCCGCGTGCGCATCCGGGTCTCCACGCGATCGCCTTGCTGGAGGCGGTCAAGGGCGGGCTTGCGCTGTTGGCGGCGACGGGCCTGGAAATTCTGGGCCCGCTCCCGCTGCAGAACGCGGTCAGCACGCTGATCCGCCGCTTCAATCTGGATCCGGACCACGGCGCACTGCCGTCGTTGCTCAAGACCATCAGCCCCGATGCGGTGCATCTGGCGGCCGCTGCCATGCTGGCCTATGGCCTGCTGCATGTGGTGGAAGCCTGGGGGTTGTGGCGTGCCAAGGCCTGGGCCTCGCTACTGGGCTGCCTGTCGGCGGCCATCTATCTACCCTTCGATATCTACGCCATCGTCCGCCATCCTGGCTGGACCGCCTGGGCCGTGCTGGCGATCAACCTGATCGTGGTCGGCGTGCTGGCACGCGATCTGGTCAAGCGCCGACGTCGCTGA